The nucleotide sequence CCTAATTCTGTCTCTTCATCCACCTATTTTGGTCTCAATGGCTCTCCCGTTTTGTTGCATGCACGCCCATGAAGTGCCTTCGTCCCTCCAATATATAATGCTTCGACACACTCGTCCAAATCATCCTGCCATCGGGGTCTCGTTACCATCTCCAAATAAGTTCCCCCTTCCAATATCCAATAATAAtctctcttgcttggaaggggacGAAGAATAAGTCTTGGTTGATAATCAATCATGGGGAACGGCGGCGTTCTAGTTGTCTCAGCGGTCGTGCTCGTGGCCGTCGTTGCCACCGTCGGCGTCGTCACCGTCTCCAACAACCGTGGAGACGATACGTCTGAGGCACAAGTGACGAAGCTGTCCACCTCGCAGAAGAACATCCAGCAATTCTGCCTGCCGACCGACTACCAGCAGACTTGCGAGACCACGCTCTCCTCTGTCGCCGGTAACAACACGGACCCTAAGAACCTCGTCAACTTGGTCTTCAATGTCACCATCAACCACATCAAGGAGGCCTTCAAGCACTCCACCACGCTTCAGGAGGCCGCAAAGGACCCGCGCACCTCTGAGGCCCTCGAGAACTGCCGCGAGCTCCTCGACTACGCCGTCGACGACCTCCACAGCTCCGTCGACCGCCTCGATGACTTCTCGTTGGAAAAGATCGGCAAGTTCATCGACGACCTCAGGGTGTGGATTAGCGCCAGCATCACGTACCAGGAGACGTGCCTCGACGGGTTCGAGGAAGCCGACACGGACGCCGCGGCATCCATGCGCAAGGCGCTCAACAGCTCCGCCGAGCTCAGCAGCAACGTTCTCGCCATCGTCACCAACATCGGGGACGCACTCGACAAGCTCAACCTCGGTGGCTTGAGCCGCAAGCTCCTCGAAGTCGATAATGAGTTCCCATCGTGGGTCTCTGGCGGCAAGCGAAGGCTCCTTCAGATGAGCCCGGCCGAACTGAAGCCTGCTATCACAGTGGCCCAGGACGGCTCCGGCGATGTCAAGACCATCGGCGAGGCCTTGCTACGCGCTCCCAAGAACAGCCTCAAGAACGTCGTTATCTACATCAAGGAAGGCGTGTACGATGAGCAGGTCCAGGTCAACCGGAGCCATACCAACATAATGATGGTCGGCGACGGGCAAAGCAAGACCAAGATCACCGGCGGCCTCAACTTCGTTGATGGTGTGGCCACCTTCAAAACTTCCACCGTCGGTAAGCTTAATTTTACATT is from Zingiber officinale cultivar Zhangliang chromosome 7B, Zo_v1.1, whole genome shotgun sequence and encodes:
- the LOC122005192 gene encoding putative pectinesterase/pectinesterase inhibitor 28 codes for the protein MGNGGVLVVSAVVLVAVVATVGVVTVSNNRGDDTSEAQVTKLSTSQKNIQQFCLPTDYQQTCETTLSSVAGNNTDPKNLVNLVFNVTINHIKEAFKHSTTLQEAAKDPRTSEALENCRELLDYAVDDLHSSVDRLDDFSLEKIGKFIDDLRVWISASITYQETCLDGFEEADTDAAASMRKALNSSAELSSNVLAIVTNIGDALDKLNLGGLSRKLLEVDNEFPSWVSGGKRRLLQMSPAELKPAITVAQDGSGDVKTIGEALLRAPKNSLKNVVIYIKEGVYDEQVQVNRSHTNIMMVGDGQSKTKITGGLNFVDGVATFKTSTVAVVGNGFIAKDLWIDNSAGAAKHQAVALRVQSDKSVFYNVRLDGYQDTLYVHTHRQFYRECTITGTIDFIFGDSASIFQNCLILARKPLDNQQNIVTAQGRKDRRSTGAIILHNCTISADPEYYPLRNKLPTFLGRPWKEYSRTFVMQSQLDDLINPKGWLPWLGDFGLNTCFYAEIDNRGPGADKSQRVTWKGVKTVDLDHAQKFTVQRFFSGNAWLPQTGVPFIPGLLPPS